Proteins encoded in a region of the Tumebacillus sp. BK434 genome:
- a CDS encoding M4 family metallopeptidase, translating into MQKKLTTLVMCSVTASLFAVSVSGAASPQTLLQDEQGKRHTVLGGLGKVEGKTAEARALQALEKVKTTYGFTQAQGNFSLNSSWQDELGITHTKLDQSIHGLPVYGAQMIVHETDGRVQSITGDYKQLKPDTGTALVTAEAAIQKAVAHTGFRGELSRPATAKLLYYPQGKTAVLSHLVNVAYLDESGQAGNWQIFVSAADGSIVQANNELHFLTCSPGTPAVGTGVGVLGDTKSINTTYKSGTYYLEDRTKAMFQTTCGTIETYDFRNGVGPLSYATDPDNIWNASTQRSAVDAHYYMGRVYDYYYSTFNRNSIDGRGTGFYGAVRYSVRYNNAFWDGTRMVYGEGDGTTMLPLSGGYDVTGHELTHGVVEAMLNPTYLVNIQTDALMESISDSFAAVMDSKDWTIGEDIYTPGVPGDYIRSLQNPDVGHMNQYNSSYNRYTLSGIPSKAFYNFSVAIGSRSIAGKVWYNAIRNYLTSSPNFSMMRMATIESAKALYGAPSSYVTALTNAWDSVGVY; encoded by the coding sequence ATGCAGAAAAAACTGACAACGTTAGTGATGTGCTCAGTCACCGCGTCGCTGTTTGCGGTCAGCGTCAGCGGCGCTGCCAGCCCCCAGACCCTGCTCCAAGACGAGCAGGGCAAAAGGCACACCGTGCTCGGCGGGCTGGGCAAAGTCGAAGGCAAGACGGCGGAAGCGCGCGCTTTGCAGGCGCTGGAGAAGGTCAAGACGACCTATGGCTTCACGCAGGCGCAAGGCAATTTCAGCTTGAACAGCTCGTGGCAAGACGAGCTCGGCATCACGCACACCAAGCTCGACCAGTCCATTCACGGACTCCCCGTCTACGGCGCGCAGATGATCGTCCATGAGACGGACGGCCGCGTGCAGAGCATCACCGGCGACTACAAACAGCTCAAGCCCGACACGGGCACCGCTCTGGTCACCGCGGAAGCAGCCATCCAAAAAGCGGTGGCCCACACCGGCTTCCGCGGCGAACTGAGCCGCCCGGCAACAGCCAAGCTCCTCTACTATCCGCAAGGGAAAACGGCCGTCCTCTCCCACCTCGTGAACGTGGCTTACCTCGATGAGTCCGGGCAGGCGGGCAACTGGCAGATTTTCGTCTCGGCCGCAGACGGTTCGATCGTCCAAGCCAACAACGAGCTGCATTTCCTGACCTGTTCGCCCGGAACGCCGGCCGTCGGCACCGGAGTTGGCGTGCTCGGCGACACCAAGTCGATCAACACCACCTACAAAAGCGGCACTTACTACCTGGAAGACCGCACGAAAGCGATGTTCCAGACCACTTGCGGCACCATCGAGACGTATGACTTCCGCAACGGCGTAGGACCGCTCTCTTACGCCACCGATCCGGATAACATCTGGAATGCCAGCACCCAGCGCTCGGCGGTCGATGCTCACTATTACATGGGCAGAGTGTACGATTATTACTATTCGACCTTCAACCGCAACTCGATCGACGGCCGAGGCACCGGGTTCTACGGCGCGGTTCGCTATTCGGTGCGCTACAACAACGCCTTCTGGGACGGGACGCGCATGGTCTATGGCGAAGGGGACGGCACCACGATGCTGCCGCTGTCCGGCGGCTATGATGTCACCGGGCACGAGTTGACGCACGGCGTCGTCGAAGCGATGCTCAACCCGACCTATCTGGTCAACATCCAGACCGATGCCTTGATGGAGTCGATCAGCGATTCGTTCGCAGCCGTGATGGACTCCAAGGACTGGACGATCGGGGAAGACATCTACACGCCGGGCGTGCCCGGGGATTACATCCGCTCCCTGCAGAACCCGGATGTCGGGCACATGAACCAGTACAACTCCTCCTATAACCGCTACACGCTCTCCGGCATCCCCAGCAAAGCGTTCTACAACTTCTCCGTCGCGATCGGTTCCCGCTCCATCGCCGGGAAAGTCTGGTACAACGCCATCCGCAACTACCTGACCTCGTCGCCGAACTTCTCGATGATGCGCATGGCCACCATTGAAAGCGCCAAAGCGCTCTACGGTGCCCCCTCTTCCTATGTCACCGCTCTGACCAACGCCTGGGACAGCGTCGGCGTCTACTAA
- a CDS encoding M4 family metallopeptidase — MNKKLIATLVLTSVAATAFTMNAGAANDTKVLKDEKGAVHNVVGKLGKVTGATSDERAFNALDKVKGNFGFASAKDNFKVKKAHKDENGTTHTRMDQMIDGVKVFGQQVIVHEANGDVQGVTGDFKNLKANAKKEKVSATAAIDKAIAHTGFTGELSQAANAELVYYPVGDKAVLSYQVGVNYLGDIPGKWTIFVDAVDGSIVHAVNQVEGVAGTGIGVLGDTKTINTTLRSGSYYLEDTTKAMTGMIRTRDMKNGTNLISNFTDADNNWNATTHRAAVDAHYYAGVVYDWYKNNVSRNSINGNGMNIESLVHYSRNYNNAFWNGTYMVYGDGDGKNFRAFSAGLDVIAHELTHGVTEYTSNLVYELQPGALNESWSDAMGAAIEGNNWLMGEDLTLPAYGYVGFRSMSDPEAYGDPAHMSQFKVLPNTSAGDWGGVHTNSGIPNKAFYNFATAIGSRSIAAKIWYTASRDYMTSSTNFSGARAATLQATAALYGSGSSYYSALTNAWSAVGVY; from the coding sequence ATGAACAAAAAGCTGATCGCAACGCTGGTACTGACTTCGGTCGCAGCAACCGCGTTCACCATGAACGCTGGCGCTGCTAACGACACGAAAGTCCTGAAAGACGAGAAAGGCGCAGTCCACAACGTTGTGGGCAAGCTGGGCAAAGTGACCGGCGCAACTTCTGATGAGCGCGCATTCAACGCGCTGGACAAAGTAAAAGGCAACTTCGGCTTCGCATCCGCGAAGGACAACTTCAAAGTGAAGAAAGCCCACAAAGACGAAAACGGCACTACCCATACTCGTATGGACCAAATGATCGACGGCGTGAAAGTATTCGGCCAGCAAGTGATCGTTCATGAAGCGAACGGCGACGTACAAGGCGTAACCGGTGACTTCAAGAACCTGAAAGCCAACGCTAAGAAAGAAAAAGTATCTGCAACCGCAGCTATCGATAAAGCAATCGCACACACCGGCTTCACCGGCGAACTGTCCCAAGCGGCAAACGCTGAGCTGGTCTACTACCCGGTCGGCGACAAAGCAGTTCTGTCCTACCAAGTCGGCGTGAACTACCTCGGCGACATTCCGGGCAAATGGACCATCTTCGTTGACGCGGTAGACGGTTCGATCGTACACGCGGTCAACCAAGTTGAAGGCGTGGCTGGCACCGGGATCGGCGTACTGGGCGACACCAAGACGATCAACACCACCCTGCGCTCCGGCAGCTACTACCTGGAAGACACCACCAAGGCAATGACCGGGATGATCCGCACCCGCGACATGAAAAACGGCACGAACCTGATCTCCAACTTTACCGACGCTGACAACAACTGGAATGCTACCACGCATCGTGCAGCTGTTGACGCTCACTACTATGCAGGCGTTGTCTATGACTGGTACAAAAACAACGTATCGCGCAACTCCATCAACGGCAACGGCATGAACATCGAGTCGCTCGTTCACTACAGCCGCAACTACAACAACGCGTTCTGGAACGGCACCTACATGGTATACGGCGACGGCGACGGCAAGAACTTCCGCGCATTCTCCGCTGGCCTCGACGTCATCGCGCACGAATTGACCCACGGCGTAACCGAGTACACCTCCAACCTGGTCTATGAACTGCAGCCTGGCGCTCTGAACGAGTCCTGGTCCGACGCGATGGGTGCTGCGATCGAAGGCAACAACTGGCTGATGGGTGAAGACCTCACGCTCCCGGCTTACGGTTACGTTGGTTTCCGCTCGATGTCCGACCCGGAAGCATACGGCGACCCGGCGCACATGAGCCAATTCAAAGTCCTGCCGAACACTTCCGCAGGCGACTGGGGCGGCGTTCACACCAACTCCGGTATCCCGAACAAAGCGTTCTATAACTTCGCAACTGCAATCGGTTCCCGTTCCATCGCGGCTAAGATCTGGTACACCGCTTCCCGCGACTACATGACCAGCTCCACCAACTTCTCCGGCGCGCGCGCTGCAACCCTGCAAGCTACTGCTGCTCTGTACGGTTCCGGCTCCTCCTACTACTCCGCTCTGACGAACGCTTGGTCCGCTGTTGGCGTATACTAA
- a CDS encoding M4 family metallopeptidase: MNKKLIATLVLTTVAATAFAVNAGAAAEKNVIKDEKGKVHTVSGKLGKVSGATAEERAFNALDKVKGDYGFGKAKGNFKYKQAHKDENGTTHTKLNQTINGIEVFGQQMIVHEANGDVEGVTGGFAALTPDASTASISDAAAVKAAVAKTGYTGELSRPSNAELTYFPQGDKAALAYKVNVNYINEAPGNWTVFVSAVDGSILDAVNQVHAGTGTGVLGDVKTINTTLKSGSYYLEDRSKYMYTQKGSTINTYTFNNGTSSQYYMTDADNNYNASNQRAGVDAHYYAGKVYDYYYSQLGRNSYDGNGKTIISGVNYSSRYNNAFWEGTQMVYGDGDGSTFIALSGSYDVVAHELTHAVTEYTSGLIYSYQSGALNESWSDAMASVMDSSNWLIGEAVYTPGISGDALRSMSNPAAYGQPAHMNQYVNTSSDNGGVHTNSGIPNKAFYNFATAIGSRTIAGKIWYTASRDYMTSSTNFSGARAATLSACAALYGSGSSYYTQLKSAWSAVGIN; the protein is encoded by the coding sequence ATGAACAAAAAACTGATCGCAACTCTGGTGCTGACGACTGTCGCAGCAACCGCTTTCGCGGTGAACGCAGGCGCGGCTGCAGAGAAAAACGTCATCAAGGACGAAAAAGGCAAAGTCCACACCGTCTCCGGCAAGCTGGGCAAAGTGTCCGGCGCTACGGCTGAAGAGCGCGCATTCAACGCACTCGACAAAGTCAAAGGCGACTACGGCTTTGGCAAAGCAAAAGGCAACTTCAAATACAAGCAGGCGCACAAAGACGAAAACGGTACCACCCACACCAAGCTGAACCAGACGATCAACGGCATCGAAGTGTTCGGCCAGCAAATGATCGTGCATGAAGCAAACGGTGACGTGGAAGGCGTGACCGGCGGCTTCGCAGCGCTGACTCCGGACGCTTCCACCGCTTCCATCTCCGATGCAGCAGCTGTAAAAGCAGCAGTTGCAAAGACCGGCTACACCGGCGAACTGTCCCGCCCGTCCAACGCTGAGCTGACGTACTTCCCGCAAGGCGACAAAGCAGCTCTGGCATACAAAGTCAACGTCAACTACATCAATGAAGCTCCGGGCAACTGGACCGTATTCGTAAGCGCAGTGGACGGCTCGATCCTCGATGCTGTCAACCAAGTGCACGCAGGCACCGGCACCGGCGTTCTGGGTGACGTTAAAACCATCAATACGACCCTGAAATCCGGCTCCTACTACCTGGAAGACCGCTCCAAGTACATGTACACCCAAAAAGGTTCCACCATCAACACCTACACCTTCAACAACGGCACGTCCTCGCAGTACTACATGACCGATGCGGACAACAACTACAACGCGAGCAACCAGCGTGCAGGCGTTGACGCTCACTACTACGCGGGCAAAGTCTACGACTACTACTACAGCCAACTCGGCCGCAACTCCTATGACGGCAACGGCAAGACGATCATCTCCGGCGTCAACTACAGCTCCCGTTACAACAACGCGTTCTGGGAAGGCACGCAAATGGTATACGGCGATGGCGACGGCTCGACCTTCATCGCTCTGTCCGGTTCCTACGACGTTGTTGCACACGAACTGACTCACGCTGTAACCGAATACACCTCCGGCCTGATCTACTCCTACCAATCCGGCGCACTGAACGAGTCCTGGTCGGATGCGATGGCATCCGTCATGGATTCCTCGAACTGGCTGATCGGTGAAGCGGTCTATACCCCGGGCATCTCTGGTGACGCGCTGCGTTCCATGTCCAACCCGGCTGCTTACGGCCAACCGGCGCACATGAACCAATACGTGAACACCTCTTCCGACAACGGCGGCGTTCACACCAACTCCGGTATTCCGAACAAAGCGTTCTACAACTTCGCGACGGCAATTGGCTCCCGCACCATCGCGGGCAAGATCTGGTACACCGCATCTCGCGACTACATGACCAGCTCCACCAATTTCTCCGGCGCGCGTGCAGCCACGCTGTCCGCTTGTGCGGCTCTGTACGGCTCCGGCTCCTCCTACTACACGCAACTGAAAAGCGCTTGGAGCGCAGTTGGCATCAACTAA
- a CDS encoding M4 family metallopeptidase: MNKKLTATLVLTSLVASAFTLQAGAANDKQVLKDETGAVHTVAGSLGKISGNTPETRAFAALEKVKADFGFDKADKNFKIKKSHKDENGTAHTKLDRVIDGIPVFGEQLIVHEADGALQGVSGTFEPLSKGASKASVKAKDAVQGAIAHTGYTGELSEAPTAELVYYPQDGKAVLSYQINVHYVSPEAAGNWQIFIDAVTGNVVDAINAIDFAQPGTGTTATGTGTGVNGDRKTINTSLVNGSYVLEDTTKYMYQTNGSKITTLDYRNGTSSQYAITDADNNFDAAAQRAGVDAHYYAGATYDYYYSQLGRNSINGSGMAIKSGVRYATRYNNAFWDGRQMTYGDGDGTNFKAFSGALDVVAHELTHGVTDYTSKLVYQNQSGALNESWSDAIGAVLDSGDWLLGEDITLPGYGAKAFRSMSDPGAYGDPDHMSKYVNTTSDNGGVHTNSGIPNKAFYNFATAIGSRSIAGKIWYTASRDYMTSRTNFSGARAATLQATAALYGSSSSYYTALKNAWTAVGVN, translated from the coding sequence ATGAACAAAAAACTGACGGCCACACTGGTCCTGACCTCGCTGGTCGCGTCCGCTTTCACGCTGCAGGCAGGCGCGGCCAACGACAAGCAAGTGCTGAAAGACGAAACGGGCGCTGTCCACACCGTGGCCGGCTCCCTGGGCAAAATCAGCGGCAACACGCCGGAAACCCGTGCGTTTGCAGCGCTTGAGAAAGTCAAAGCTGACTTCGGTTTCGACAAAGCCGACAAGAATTTTAAAATCAAGAAATCTCACAAAGACGAAAACGGCACTGCGCACACCAAGCTCGACCGCGTGATCGACGGCATCCCCGTCTTCGGCGAGCAACTGATCGTGCATGAAGCGGACGGCGCTCTGCAAGGCGTGAGCGGCACGTTCGAGCCACTCAGCAAAGGCGCATCCAAAGCGTCAGTCAAAGCGAAAGACGCGGTACAAGGCGCGATTGCCCACACCGGCTACACCGGCGAACTGTCGGAAGCGCCGACCGCCGAGCTGGTCTACTATCCGCAAGACGGCAAAGCGGTGCTCTCCTATCAGATCAACGTCCACTACGTCTCGCCGGAAGCGGCCGGCAACTGGCAGATCTTCATCGACGCGGTCACCGGAAACGTCGTCGACGCGATCAACGCGATCGACTTCGCCCAGCCGGGCACCGGCACGACGGCGACCGGCACCGGCACGGGCGTCAACGGCGACCGCAAAACGATCAACACCTCGCTGGTGAACGGTTCCTATGTGCTGGAGGACACCACCAAGTACATGTACCAAACCAACGGATCGAAGATCACCACCCTCGACTACCGCAACGGCACCTCGTCGCAATATGCGATCACCGACGCCGACAACAACTTTGACGCGGCCGCCCAGCGCGCCGGCGTTGACGCGCACTACTATGCGGGCGCGACGTACGACTACTATTACAGCCAGCTCGGCCGCAACTCGATCAACGGCAGCGGCATGGCGATCAAATCGGGCGTGCGCTACGCGACCCGCTACAACAACGCCTTCTGGGACGGCCGCCAGATGACGTACGGCGACGGGGACGGCACCAACTTCAAAGCGTTCTCCGGCGCTCTCGACGTCGTCGCGCACGAACTGACCCACGGAGTGACCGACTACACCTCCAAGCTGGTCTACCAAAACCAGTCCGGCGCGCTCAACGAGTCCTGGTCGGATGCGATCGGTGCGGTGCTCGACTCCGGCGACTGGCTGCTCGGCGAAGACATCACCCTGCCCGGCTACGGCGCGAAAGCGTTCCGCTCGATGTCCGACCCCGGCGCATACGGCGATCCGGATCACATGAGCAAATATGTGAACACCACCAGCGACAACGGCGGTGTGCACACCAACTCCGGCATCCCGAACAAAGCGTTCTACAACTTCGCGACGGCGATCGGCTCCCGCTCGATCGCAGGCAAGATCTGGTACACCGCGTCCCGCGACTACATGACCTCGCGCACCAACTTCTCCGGCGCGCGCGCGGCGACTCTGCAGGCGACGGCGGCGCTCTACGGCTCCAGCTCCTCCTACTACACCGCGCTGAAAAATGCGTGGACAGCGGTAGGTGTCAACTAA
- a CDS encoding M4 family metallopeptidase, which translates to MNKKLIATMVMTSVLASAFAMSSAGAANDKQVLKDEKGQVHNVVGKLGKVEGTTPEARALNALDKAKDVYGFDKAQGNFKAKKSHKDESGTTHTKLDQVIGGIPVFGAEMIVHEANGDVQGITGSFKDLAPKASKAVLKESAAIDKAVAHTGYQGELSEPAKTELVYVAQGSAAVLTYKVSVNYLGEAPGRWSVFVDAATGEIVNSFNQIEHVAGTGTGVLGDTKTIQTTLRSGTYYLEDRSKTAMTGLIQTKTYKNGWLLSYNMTDTDNVWDASNQRAGVDAHYYAGYVYDYYYNLLGRNSYDGTGKTLLSYVNYQNGYNNAYWNGSSMTYGDGDGKNFRAFSGALDVIAHELTHGVTEYTSGLVYQNQSGALNESWSDAMGAVIEGRNWLLGEDIVLPGYGKAAFRSMSDPGAYGDPAHMSQYVNTSADNGGVHTNSGIPNKAFYNFATAIGSRDIAGKIWYIASRDYMTSSTNFSGARAATLSACAALYGTGSSYYSALQNAWTAVGI; encoded by the coding sequence ATGAACAAAAAGCTGATCGCAACTATGGTGATGACATCGGTGCTTGCGTCCGCATTTGCCATGTCGTCGGCAGGTGCAGCCAACGACAAACAAGTCTTGAAGGACGAAAAGGGCCAAGTGCACAACGTTGTCGGCAAGCTCGGCAAAGTTGAAGGCACTACTCCTGAAGCTCGCGCCCTGAACGCGCTCGACAAAGCGAAAGACGTATATGGCTTTGACAAAGCCCAAGGCAATTTCAAGGCTAAGAAATCCCATAAAGATGAAAGCGGCACCACCCACACCAAGCTCGACCAAGTCATCGGCGGCATCCCGGTCTTCGGCGCTGAGATGATCGTCCACGAAGCGAACGGCGACGTCCAAGGCATCACCGGCTCCTTCAAAGACCTGGCGCCGAAAGCGTCCAAAGCGGTCCTGAAAGAAAGCGCAGCGATCGACAAAGCGGTCGCGCACACCGGCTACCAAGGCGAGCTGTCCGAACCGGCGAAGACCGAGCTGGTCTATGTCGCCCAAGGCAGCGCAGCGGTGCTGACCTACAAAGTCAGCGTCAACTACCTTGGCGAAGCGCCTGGCCGCTGGTCGGTGTTTGTCGACGCGGCCACCGGCGAGATCGTCAACTCCTTCAACCAGATCGAGCATGTCGCCGGCACCGGCACGGGCGTCCTCGGCGACACCAAAACGATCCAGACCACACTGCGCAGCGGCACCTATTACCTGGAAGACCGCAGCAAAACGGCGATGACCGGCCTGATTCAGACCAAGACGTACAAAAACGGCTGGCTGCTCTCTTATAACATGACCGATACCGACAATGTGTGGGACGCTTCTAACCAGCGCGCCGGCGTTGACGCGCACTACTATGCGGGGTATGTGTACGACTACTACTACAACCTGCTCGGCCGAAACTCATATGACGGCACCGGCAAAACCCTGCTCTCCTACGTCAATTACCAAAACGGCTACAACAACGCCTACTGGAACGGTTCCTCGATGACCTACGGGGACGGCGACGGAAAAAACTTCCGCGCCTTCTCCGGCGCGCTCGACGTCATCGCGCACGAACTGACCCACGGCGTGACCGAATACACCTCTGGCCTCGTCTATCAAAACCAATCGGGTGCACTCAACGAGTCCTGGTCGGACGCGATGGGCGCCGTCATCGAAGGCCGCAACTGGCTGCTCGGCGAAGACATCGTCCTGCCGGGCTACGGCAAAGCGGCGTTCCGCTCGATGTCCGATCCGGGCGCCTACGGCGACCCGGCGCACATGAGCCAGTATGTCAACACCTCGGCTGACAACGGCGGTGTGCACACCAACTCCGGCATCCCGAACAAAGCGTTCTACAACTTCGCGACGGCGATCGGCTCCCGCGACATCGCAGGCAAGATCTGGTACATCGCGTCCCGTGACTACATGACGTCGAGCACCAACTTCTCCGGCGCGCGCGCAGCAACGCTGTCCGCTTGCGCAGCTCTGTACGGCACAGGCTCTTCCTACTACTCCGCGCTGCAAAACGCGTGGACGGCGGTCGGCATCTAA
- a CDS encoding M4 family metallopeptidase, giving the protein MNKKLVATLVLSSVAASVFAVNAGAASDKQVLKDEKGAVHNVVGKLGKVSGATAEERAFNALDKVKGDLGFNKAKDNFKFKKSHKDENGTTHTKLSQTINGIPVFASEVIVHEANGDVVGVTGGFETLAADASAASISDATAVKAAVAKTGYTGELSRPSNAELMYFPQGDKAALAYKVNVNYINEAPGNWTVFVSAVDGSILEATNHVHAGTGTGVLGDTKTINTTLTSGQYYLEDRTKYMYTQKGSTIKTYTFNNGTTSQYYMTDADNNYNATNQRAGVDAHYYAGKVYDYYYSQLGRNSYDGLGKTIISGVNYSSRYNNAFWEGTQMVYGDGDGSTFIALSGSYDVVAHELTHAVTEYTSGLIYSNQSGALNESWSDAMASVMDSANWLIGEAVYTPGVAGDALRSMSNPAAYGQPAHMNQYVNTSSDNGGVHTNSGIPNKAFYNFATAIGSRTIAGKIWYTASRDYMTSSTNFAGARAATLQATAALYGSTSSYYTALQTAWSNVGVN; this is encoded by the coding sequence ATGAACAAAAAGCTGGTGGCAACTCTCGTATTGTCCTCGGTAGCAGCATCCGTGTTCGCAGTGAACGCAGGCGCAGCTTCGGACAAGCAAGTCCTGAAAGACGAAAAAGGCGCAGTCCACAACGTTGTGGGCAAACTGGGCAAAGTATCGGGCGCAACTGCTGAAGAGCGCGCATTCAACGCACTCGACAAAGTAAAAGGCGACCTGGGCTTCAACAAAGCGAAAGACAACTTCAAGTTCAAGAAGTCCCATAAAGATGAAAACGGCACCACCCACACCAAGCTGTCCCAAACCATCAACGGCATTCCGGTGTTCGCTTCCGAAGTGATCGTGCATGAAGCGAACGGCGATGTTGTCGGCGTAACCGGCGGTTTCGAAACCCTGGCTGCTGACGCTTCCGCAGCTTCCATCTCCGATGCAACAGCTGTAAAAGCAGCAGTTGCAAAGACCGGCTACACCGGCGAACTGTCCCGCCCGTCCAACGCTGAGCTGATGTACTTCCCGCAAGGCGACAAAGCAGCTCTGGCTTACAAAGTCAACGTGAACTACATCAATGAAGCTCCGGGCAACTGGACCGTATTCGTAAGCGCGGTAGACGGCTCGATCCTCGAAGCGACCAACCACGTACATGCAGGCACCGGCACCGGCGTTCTGGGTGACACCAAAACCATCAACACCACCCTGACTTCCGGCCAATACTACCTGGAAGACCGCACCAAGTACATGTACACCCAAAAAGGCTCCACCATCAAGACCTACACCTTTAACAACGGCACTACTTCCCAGTACTACATGACCGATGCGGACAACAACTACAACGCGACCAACCAGCGTGCAGGCGTTGACGCTCACTACTACGCGGGCAAAGTGTATGACTACTACTACAGCCAACTCGGCCGCAACTCCTACGACGGCCTTGGCAAGACCATCATCTCCGGCGTCAACTACAGCTCCCGTTACAACAACGCGTTCTGGGAAGGCACGCAAATGGTATACGGCGATGGTGACGGCTCGACCTTCATCGCTCTGTCCGGCTCCTACGACGTTGTTGCACACGAACTGACCCACGCTGTAACCGAATACACCTCCGGCCTGATCTACTCCAACCAATCCGGCGCGTTGAACGAGTCCTGGTCCGATGCGATGGCATCCGTCATGGATTCCGCTAACTGGCTGATCGGTGAAGCGGTCTACACCCCGGGCGTAGCTGGCGACGCACTGCGTTCCATGTCCAACCCGGCTGCTTACGGCCAACCGGCGCACATGAACCAATACGTGAACACTTCTTCCGACAACGGCGGCGTTCACACCAACTCCGGGATCCCGAACAAAGCGTTCTACAACTTCGCAACTGCAATCGGTTCCCGCACCATCGCAGGTAAGATCTGGTACACCGCTTCCCGCGACTACATGACTTCCAGCACCAACTTCGCAGGCGCTCGCGCAGCAACCCTGCAAGCAACTGCAGCGCTGTACGGTTCCACTTCTTCCTACTACACCGCTCTGCAAACCGCTTGGAGCAACGTAGGCGTAAACTAA
- a CDS encoding small, acid-soluble spore protein, alpha/beta type — protein sequence MDKSKNWDVNDPEVRQLVEGMKMELAREYGMQIPLDGYWGHCASKELGKIGSQLKKRLPILLERGKKEKNVRKKRK from the coding sequence TTGGATAAAAGTAAAAACTGGGACGTGAATGATCCGGAAGTGCGGCAGTTGGTCGAGGGCATGAAAATGGAATTGGCCCGCGAATACGGGATGCAGATTCCGCTCGACGGATATTGGGGCCATTGCGCATCGAAAGAGCTCGGAAAGATCGGTTCACAATTAAAAAAGCGCCTGCCGATACTCTTGGAACGCGGGAAAAAGGAAAAGAATGTGCGGAAAAAGAGGAAATAA
- a CDS encoding GNAT family N-acetyltransferase gives MLHLVERNRDAYLPLLLLADPSEAMVRRYLSEGELYAWRSEEEETIGVLHLLESEPGQIEIKNMAVREGYQNQGHGKQLLQAVLRMLQEREVREVVVRTGNSSIGNLAFYQKQGFRMSGIEFDYFTRTYEDAIVEHGIPCRDQIIFKRPL, from the coding sequence ATGCTTCATCTCGTGGAAAGAAACCGTGACGCGTATCTGCCGCTGCTCTTGCTAGCCGACCCTTCGGAAGCGATGGTGCGCCGCTATCTGTCAGAAGGAGAGCTCTACGCCTGGCGCTCCGAAGAGGAAGAGACGATCGGCGTGCTGCATCTTCTGGAGTCGGAACCGGGCCAGATCGAGATCAAAAACATGGCCGTTCGCGAAGGCTATCAGAATCAGGGCCACGGGAAACAGCTGCTGCAGGCGGTGCTTCGCATGCTGCAGGAGCGCGAGGTGCGCGAAGTGGTCGTGCGCACCGGCAACTCGAGCATCGGAAATCTGGCGTTTTATCAGAAGCAGGGGTTTCGGATGTCCGGCATTGAGTTTGATTATTTTACAAGAACTTATGAAGATGCGATTGTGGAGCACGGCATTCCGTGCCGGGATCAGATCATTTTTAAGCGTCCGCTGTAA